The following are encoded together in the Phaeobacter porticola genome:
- a CDS encoding ExbD/TolR family protein — MPVNVKGPPRKRLSLTSLIDVIFLLLLFFMLTSTFSKFGEIELTSAAEGAGGDDRQMLFLQLSSKEITLNGQPVELSRLGELISLQPQDGRGHLALVSSSAEATSQQLIDLLSALRHVEGLQAMVLS, encoded by the coding sequence ATGCCGGTTAACGTCAAAGGCCCGCCCCGCAAGCGCCTGTCGCTGACTTCGTTGATTGATGTGATCTTTCTGCTGTTGCTGTTCTTCATGTTGACATCGACCTTTTCAAAATTTGGCGAGATAGAGCTGACGTCTGCCGCAGAGGGGGCAGGTGGGGATGACCGCCAAATGCTTTTTCTTCAACTTAGTTCGAAAGAGATCACCCTGAACGGTCAACCTGTCGAGTTAAGCCGTCTCGGGGAGCTTATTTCGCTGCAACCGCAGGATGGTCGTGGCCATCTGGCGTTGGTTAGTTCCTCGGCTGAGGCCACGTCACAACAGCTGATTGATTTGTTATCGGCACTGCGTCACGTCGAAGGACTGCAAGCGATGGTGTTGAGTTGA
- a CDS encoding heme/hemin ABC transporter substrate-binding protein — MSRFVKFATALNLALLSVFAAEVSLAGDEKRVVTVGGSLTEIVYALGQENRLIARDTTSSFPPQVLNLPDIGYARALSPEGVLSVSPDLIIAIEGAGPPETLDVLKAADVTYVSVPEAYTAEGIRTKILTVGKALGQDTSAAVLAAKAMAELSEARQTAAQAAMQYSKPKKVLFVLSTAGGRIMAGGDNTAAAGIIALAGGVNAAAGFDGYKPMTDEAIAVAAPDVILMMERSGDHDTAPQDLLALPAIAPTPAAEAGAVIRMDGLKLLGFGPRTATAVSDLATALYGTGS; from the coding sequence ATGAGCCGTTTTGTAAAATTTGCCACCGCTCTAAATCTAGCCCTGTTGTCAGTCTTTGCCGCAGAGGTTTCACTAGCTGGCGATGAGAAACGCGTTGTCACAGTTGGTGGTTCACTGACCGAAATCGTCTACGCACTTGGTCAAGAAAACCGCTTGATCGCTCGCGACACCACGTCTTCCTTTCCCCCTCAGGTGCTCAACCTGCCAGATATCGGCTACGCCCGCGCGCTGTCGCCCGAAGGGGTGTTATCCGTATCCCCCGATCTGATCATCGCCATCGAAGGCGCAGGCCCGCCCGAGACACTGGATGTTCTCAAGGCCGCCGACGTCACCTATGTCAGCGTGCCAGAAGCCTACACCGCAGAGGGAATCCGCACCAAAATCCTGACTGTGGGCAAAGCCCTAGGCCAAGACACCTCAGCTGCGGTATTGGCCGCCAAAGCCATGGCAGAGTTGAGTGAAGCACGACAGACCGCAGCCCAGGCCGCAATGCAATACAGCAAACCAAAGAAGGTCTTGTTTGTACTCTCCACGGCGGGTGGGCGGATCATGGCCGGAGGTGACAATACCGCTGCCGCAGGCATCATAGCGCTCGCCGGTGGCGTAAATGCGGCCGCCGGGTTTGATGGCTACAAACCCATGACCGACGAGGCAATTGCCGTTGCTGCCCCGGATGTCATCCTGATGATGGAGCGTTCCGGCGATCATGACACCGCCCCACAGGACCTGCTGGCGCTACCTGCTATTGCGCCGACCCCCGCCGCAGAAGCTGGTGCTGTGATCCGTATGGACGGGCTGAAACTGCTCGGTTTTGGTCCACGGACGGCAACGGCAGTCTCTGATTTAGCAACGGCATTATATGGCACAGGGTCGTAA
- a CDS encoding TonB-dependent receptor domain-containing protein: MGQHQRGWRYWGTVSVLGLMASTGSAVAQQLDELGDDFLGTVELGQGKREVQVGIATPITVINQEEIDDRQAGTVAELIDSVPGVSLVNGNTPKGAGVNIRGFGATSSFGTDQKVAVIVDGASTGSEELYRIGTQLFTDPELYRGVSVLRGTVGSFEYGSGIIGGVVQLETKDASDFTNGEIGLRLRQTLQAVSNGSGFATSTILAWQPTDNFEFLLNYTLRDSENYDDGHGNEVTNTQSRMPSFLVKAKYSFGDAQEHALTASLNQSEVDEKDAPYDAFGTTSTSFGRVDRRIDNRVAGLRYQWSPVGNDLINLDVNLTYADQEIEQRYISGSAFCDDGGVVRNDPNCARSGPVGSPFSSATQDADHRYETTKLSIKNSMFFNTGVASHDLRAGLEIIRRDRLDASSAPGGTDDRIAVFAVDEISIGGHWTVTPALRYETQDIEAHDGSTSFDNSALMGGLSLRYEFDSGLALFGSAAYTESLPIIDDLGNATYMTQPERAHTYEIGASYAVTDVFSDNDSLSLKVNYYHSKLWDITSYTNFSPASRSFEPLDKVETEGVEIEASYSHGAGYYADLNANIADGTEHQGGRTARWRNRPADDLRLTLGKRIGQTWDLSWELAAAKPGLDASGSAVAGYGVHNLRATYRPQKGVFEGTEIRVGIENAFDRSYRPSLYSRDAAGRSVKLTLAKTF, translated from the coding sequence ATGGGGCAACACCAGCGAGGTTGGCGTTATTGGGGCACGGTTTCCGTGCTTGGCCTGATGGCCAGCACTGGGTCGGCGGTGGCGCAGCAATTGGATGAATTGGGTGATGATTTTCTGGGCACTGTTGAGCTGGGCCAGGGTAAACGAGAGGTGCAGGTTGGCATCGCCACGCCGATTACCGTCATCAATCAGGAAGAAATAGACGACCGCCAAGCGGGTACAGTCGCAGAATTGATCGATTCCGTGCCTGGGGTGTCGCTGGTCAACGGCAATACGCCCAAAGGGGCTGGGGTCAATATCCGGGGCTTTGGCGCGACAAGCAGCTTTGGCACTGATCAGAAGGTCGCGGTGATTGTAGATGGGGCGAGCACCGGATCAGAAGAGCTGTATAGGATTGGCACACAGCTGTTCACCGATCCAGAACTTTACCGAGGCGTTTCAGTCTTACGAGGGACTGTGGGCAGCTTTGAATACGGATCAGGCATTATCGGTGGGGTGGTACAGCTAGAGACAAAGGATGCATCTGACTTTACCAATGGCGAAATTGGCCTGAGGCTGCGTCAAACTTTGCAGGCAGTTAGCAATGGATCTGGTTTTGCCACGTCAACGATTCTGGCTTGGCAGCCGACCGATAATTTCGAGTTCCTGCTGAACTATACTCTACGCGATAGCGAAAATTACGACGATGGTCATGGCAATGAAGTGACCAATACCCAATCGCGCATGCCGTCCTTCCTGGTGAAAGCGAAATACAGCTTCGGTGATGCGCAGGAACATGCGCTGACCGCTTCGCTAAACCAGAGTGAGGTGGATGAAAAAGACGCGCCTTATGATGCTTTTGGAACCACCAGCACAAGCTTTGGCCGGGTTGATCGACGTATTGATAATCGGGTGGCAGGCCTGCGTTATCAATGGTCCCCGGTTGGCAATGATCTGATCAATCTGGATGTGAATCTGACATATGCGGATCAAGAGATTGAGCAGCGCTATATCTCGGGTAGTGCATTCTGCGACGATGGTGGTGTCGTGCGTAACGATCCAAATTGTGCACGCAGTGGCCCTGTTGGGTCACCGTTCAGCAGTGCGACCCAAGATGCGGACCACCGCTATGAGACAACCAAACTATCGATCAAGAATTCCATGTTTTTCAACACCGGCGTGGCCTCACATGATCTGCGCGCCGGGCTTGAAATCATCCGCCGGGACCGGTTGGACGCATCCTCTGCTCCCGGTGGCACGGATGATCGCATTGCGGTTTTTGCCGTTGATGAGATCTCTATTGGAGGTCATTGGACGGTAACTCCGGCGCTGCGCTATGAAACACAGGATATTGAGGCGCATGACGGCTCAACCAGCTTTGACAACTCTGCCCTCATGGGAGGGCTGTCTCTGCGTTACGAATTTGACTCTGGGCTGGCCTTGTTTGGCAGTGCTGCCTACACCGAGAGCCTGCCGATCATTGATGATCTTGGTAACGCGACCTACATGACCCAGCCCGAGCGAGCCCATACCTATGAGATCGGTGCCTCATACGCAGTCACTGATGTTTTCAGCGATAATGACAGTCTGTCGCTAAAGGTAAACTACTATCATAGCAAACTTTGGGATATCACATCCTACACGAATTTCAGTCCGGCAAGCAGATCGTTTGAGCCGCTTGATAAGGTCGAAACCGAGGGTGTGGAGATTGAGGCAAGCTATTCCCACGGCGCTGGGTATTATGCCGATCTGAACGCCAATATTGCCGATGGGACCGAACATCAAGGTGGACGGACAGCGCGCTGGCGCAACCGGCCAGCGGATGACCTGCGACTGACTCTTGGCAAACGTATCGGCCAGACTTGGGACCTGAGCTGGGAGTTGGCGGCGGCGAAGCCCGGCCTGGATGCATCCGGTTCTGCGGTGGCGGGCTACGGTGTACACAATCTGCGTGCCACCTATAGGCCACAGAAGGGTGTTTTCGAAGGCACCGAAATTCGCGTCGGTATCGAAAATGCCTTTGATCGCAGCTACCGGCCAAGCCTTTACTCCCGCGATGCCGCCGGGCGCAGTGTCAAGCTGACCCTGGCTAAGACGTTCTGA
- a CDS encoding MOSC domain-containing protein: protein MTLPDLSTRIDGIFHGSVQSPWPDQPASAIHKTRVDGIQRIDIEGFIGDLQADLTVHGGVDKAIHHYASDHYGLWQREGEIPSTVTPAAFGENIASVGMTEDTLCIGDILRLGTATVQISQGRQPCWKLGRYSENKKMPYLFQKTGRTGWYYRVLEPGAAQTHDEIRLIERRNPGWSVQRVTQARLTRKVSADDAGFLAEMDDLAAGWRNAFARMACGDTDEDTTARLTGSASSATPLRQG from the coding sequence ATGACACTTCCTGATCTTTCGACCCGTATCGACGGGATCTTCCATGGTTCAGTACAGTCCCCATGGCCGGATCAACCCGCCTCAGCCATCCACAAGACGCGTGTCGATGGGATACAGCGCATTGATATCGAGGGCTTCATTGGTGATCTTCAGGCCGATTTAACGGTCCATGGTGGGGTCGATAAAGCGATCCACCATTACGCCAGCGATCACTACGGCCTTTGGCAGCGCGAAGGGGAAATTCCCTCGACAGTCACGCCCGCCGCGTTCGGCGAGAACATCGCTAGCGTTGGCATGACAGAGGACACCCTCTGTATTGGGGACATCCTGCGCTTGGGAACGGCCACCGTTCAGATCAGCCAAGGGCGGCAGCCATGTTGGAAATTAGGCCGCTATTCTGAGAATAAGAAGATGCCTTACCTGTTTCAGAAAACTGGGCGCACTGGGTGGTATTATCGCGTGCTTGAACCAGGCGCGGCCCAAACCCATGACGAGATCCGCCTGATTGAACGGCGCAATCCTGGTTGGTCTGTCCAGCGTGTGACGCAAGCCCGTCTGACGCGCAAAGTCTCAGCCGACGACGCAGGTTTTCTAGCCGAAATGGACGACCTCGCCGCCGGATGGCGCAATGCCTTTGCACGGATGGCGTGCGGCGATACCGACGAAGACACCACCGCCCGCCTGACCGGATCAGCAAGCAGCGCAACTCCGCTTCGGCAGGGTTAG
- a CDS encoding TonB family protein: MTGPSIPRSPVVALAALCLAVTAHGSLAALFGPAPAQQIGGNTAMAAAGTSFADLAVGLVPAKSSDSLIRSVDATHLAPSKPVVRQPVKPSPKTQQVARSAPTVVPAEPRLAKAVVPINRPSQTVEAAPRPKAARPRPLKPTPEQKQSPAREATQPEVRGNSDQASTKGRAEGRAEPAGGRALRQTGQAKQQGNAAADNYRGQVLRRIQRAKRQRVNIRGTAVVRFAISASGSIASVTISASSGSAKLDAIALAQVRRAGPFPPPPAGARTRYTVKIKGK; the protein is encoded by the coding sequence GTGACTGGGCCTAGTATACCTAGGTCACCGGTCGTCGCATTGGCGGCACTGTGCCTTGCGGTGACGGCCCATGGTAGTCTGGCAGCGTTGTTCGGTCCTGCTCCTGCACAGCAGATTGGTGGCAATACTGCTATGGCGGCTGCCGGAACCTCGTTCGCGGATCTCGCAGTTGGGTTGGTGCCCGCCAAAAGCAGCGACAGCCTGATCCGTAGTGTTGATGCAACCCATCTGGCGCCGTCGAAACCGGTGGTAAGACAGCCAGTCAAACCATCACCAAAGACGCAGCAGGTGGCCCGATCTGCACCAACCGTTGTCCCTGCAGAACCTCGCCTGGCCAAGGCAGTTGTGCCAATCAACAGACCGAGCCAGACCGTCGAAGCCGCGCCGCGACCCAAGGCCGCGCGACCTCGGCCTTTGAAGCCCACGCCAGAGCAGAAGCAATCGCCTGCAAGGGAGGCGACCCAACCGGAGGTGCGGGGAAATAGCGATCAGGCGAGCACGAAGGGGCGGGCGGAGGGTCGCGCCGAACCTGCAGGTGGTCGGGCCCTGCGTCAGACGGGTCAGGCAAAGCAGCAGGGCAATGCCGCTGCTGACAATTACCGGGGCCAGGTGTTGCGCCGTATCCAACGGGCCAAACGGCAGCGCGTGAACATCCGTGGCACGGCGGTTGTCCGGTTCGCCATTTCAGCAAGCGGCAGCATTGCCTCTGTAACAATTTCTGCAAGCTCCGGTTCGGCGAAACTGGACGCAATTGCCTTGGCGCAGGTTCGCCGCGCAGGTCCGTTCCCGCCGCCACCGGCGGGGGCACGGACACGTTATACAGTTAAAATCAAGGGAAAGTAG
- a CDS encoding FecCD family ABC transporter permease: MTLATDGMLAPATVLDRRIKARRLTGLLVLVLAATALMSLGWGASGTSLWAAIHDLMAGRTLSRLDQIVLFDIRLPRMIMGVLVGSALAISGTVMQGLFRNPLADPGIVGVSAGAGLAAISAIVLGAMLPPAIQQATSSYLVSISAFIGSWLTILLLYRVSTRSGQTSVATMLLAGIALGALAGAAAGLLIYIADDNQLRDLTFWGMGSLAGATWSKVLAATPVICLGLVVTPFLARGLNGLALGEAAAEHTGIPVQRVKNTAIFAVSAATGAAVAVSGGIGFVGIVVPHLLRLATGPDHHSLLPNSALLGASLLLAADMISRTIISPAELPIGIVTAVLGAPVFLWILLRRFGGSTL, encoded by the coding sequence ATGACGCTTGCAACAGATGGCATGTTGGCACCCGCGACGGTGCTAGATCGACGGATCAAAGCCCGCCGCCTAACAGGGTTACTGGTCCTAGTGCTGGCAGCCACCGCGCTGATGTCCCTTGGGTGGGGCGCATCCGGCACCTCGCTTTGGGCTGCAATTCACGATCTGATGGCGGGTCGCACGCTCAGCCGTCTGGACCAGATTGTGCTGTTTGACATTCGCCTTCCGCGAATGATCATGGGGGTCCTTGTCGGCAGTGCGCTGGCGATTTCAGGCACTGTCATGCAAGGTCTGTTTCGCAACCCGCTGGCAGATCCGGGCATTGTCGGCGTCAGCGCCGGCGCCGGTCTGGCCGCGATTTCTGCAATTGTCTTGGGCGCGATGCTGCCGCCAGCGATACAACAGGCCACCAGCAGCTATCTTGTTTCGATCTCTGCCTTTATCGGCAGTTGGCTCACTATTCTTCTGCTCTATCGTGTCTCGACACGAAGCGGGCAGACCTCAGTCGCGACAATGTTGCTGGCCGGCATCGCCCTTGGCGCGCTGGCCGGTGCTGCTGCGGGCCTGCTGATCTACATCGCTGATGACAATCAGCTGCGCGATCTCACCTTTTGGGGCATGGGGTCGCTCGCAGGCGCCACTTGGTCCAAGGTTCTGGCCGCGACGCCAGTGATCTGTCTTGGCCTTGTGGTGACCCCATTTCTGGCCCGAGGATTAAACGGATTGGCGCTTGGTGAAGCCGCTGCCGAACATACTGGCATTCCGGTGCAGCGCGTAAAAAACACCGCCATATTTGCTGTCTCGGCAGCCACGGGGGCCGCCGTTGCAGTCTCAGGTGGCATTGGCTTTGTGGGTATTGTGGTACCACATCTCCTGCGCCTCGCCACGGGACCGGATCACCATAGCCTATTGCCAAATTCGGCACTTCTTGGGGCGAGTTTGCTGCTCGCCGCCGACATGATTTCGCGTACCATCATCTCCCCGGCAGAGCTGCCGATCGGCATCGTTACCGCAGTCCTGGGTGCGCCGGTATTTTTGTGGATCCTGTTGCGCCGTTTTGGCGGTAGCACCCTGTGA
- a CDS encoding ExbD/TolR family protein: protein MINIVFLMLIFFMIAGTLALPLDGDVELIEAEDIIGREPPDAMVIHADGVLRLRGEIVANAADYLATLSVAERAIVRIVPDRKLPARSLVSIANELRTAGAGRVMVVSERALP, encoded by the coding sequence TTGATCAATATCGTTTTCCTAATGCTGATCTTTTTCATGATCGCAGGCACACTAGCGCTGCCTTTGGATGGTGACGTTGAGTTGATTGAGGCTGAGGATATCATTGGTCGCGAACCGCCCGATGCTATGGTTATCCATGCGGATGGAGTATTGCGTCTGCGCGGTGAGATCGTTGCAAACGCTGCGGACTATCTGGCGACGTTGTCAGTGGCAGAGCGCGCCATTGTTCGCATCGTTCCAGATCGCAAGCTTCCTGCCCGAAGCCTCGTGTCCATTGCGAATGAACTACGCACCGCAGGGGCAGGGCGGGTGATGGTGGTGTCGGAAAGGGCGTTGCCGTGA
- a CDS encoding hemin-degrading factor has product MTPRASMLPAEIRTARAEIASLRDRDFADKFQISEAQLVAAYIGEGVTRITAAPDDLIPRICDLGEVMALTRNASCVIEKVGTYENYHSGQHASMVLTEAIDLRLFPRHFISAFAVVRPGDNGLKRSIQIFDAAGDAVHKVHLRDSSNVDAFNRLVRDLAVEDQSQEHAVEVRKPTEAAKADPEKADLLRAEWAKMTDTHQFMRLTSKLKMNRLGAYRIAGEPFVRALAPEAVNTMLHSVRDETVEVMIFVGNMGCIEIHGGPVKNLRNMGPWQNILDPGFDLHLRLDHIAEVWAVNKPTQRGDAVSVEAFDAEGGLILQVFGRRTDAKDHRPAWNALVADLASLAIAEPAE; this is encoded by the coding sequence ATGACACCTCGGGCATCTATGCTCCCCGCTGAAATCCGCACCGCGCGTGCTGAAATCGCCAGCCTGCGTGACCGCGACTTTGCCGATAAGTTCCAGATTTCCGAAGCGCAACTGGTTGCCGCATATATTGGCGAAGGCGTCACACGGATCACTGCTGCGCCAGACGATCTGATACCGCGTATCTGCGATCTGGGCGAGGTGATGGCGCTGACCCGAAACGCCTCTTGCGTGATTGAAAAAGTCGGCACTTACGAGAATTATCATTCGGGTCAGCATGCCTCAATGGTCCTGACCGAGGCCATCGACCTTCGCCTGTTCCCACGCCATTTCATATCAGCTTTCGCGGTAGTGCGACCTGGCGATAACGGCCTTAAACGTTCGATCCAAATCTTTGATGCCGCAGGCGACGCTGTACATAAGGTGCATCTACGCGACTCCTCTAATGTAGATGCATTTAACAGGCTGGTACGGGATCTTGCGGTCGAGGATCAAAGCCAAGAACACGCAGTTGAAGTCCGCAAACCGACCGAAGCCGCCAAGGCCGATCCTGAAAAGGCAGATCTCTTGCGCGCCGAATGGGCAAAAATGACGGACACGCATCAGTTTATGCGTCTCACCTCCAAACTGAAAATGAACCGCCTCGGCGCCTATCGCATCGCTGGCGAACCGTTCGTCCGCGCGCTTGCGCCCGAAGCCGTAAACACCATGCTACACTCAGTGCGAGATGAGACCGTCGAGGTGATGATCTTTGTCGGCAACATGGGCTGCATTGAGATCCACGGCGGCCCGGTTAAGAACCTGCGTAACATGGGGCCTTGGCAGAATATTCTCGACCCCGGTTTTGATCTGCATCTACGCTTGGACCACATCGCCGAGGTTTGGGCCGTCAACAAGCCCACCCAACGTGGCGACGCGGTGTCTGTAGAAGCTTTCGACGCCGAGGGCGGATTGATCCTGCAGGTGTTTGGTCGCCGAACGGATGCCAAGGATCATCGCCCGGCATGGAATGCCCTTGTTGCAGATCTCGCCTCACTTGCGATCGCGGAACCCGCCGAATGA
- a CDS encoding MotA/TolQ/ExbB proton channel family protein: MSMIGDTLRRVLDLGGPVVLLLLGISVLTAAMVFYKIWQYRAARVGVHRALTAALRSLDSGEPDLARRHLAQSKSYLAPVLRQALDGGGDPMQIARADAEAETGFSKLERGLGTLDVVAQLAPLLGLFGTVLGMIEAFQQLQAAGSSVDPSLLAGGIWVALLTTAAGLAVAMPTSLVLNWLSARMQRERVFANRALRIVFAPMRGDQQSNNRSAPTRAETNPLEDVRAVHAG, from the coding sequence ATGAGCATGATTGGCGACACACTGCGTAGAGTATTGGATCTGGGTGGACCGGTGGTCCTGCTGTTGCTGGGGATATCTGTTCTGACGGCGGCGATGGTGTTCTACAAGATCTGGCAATATCGGGCGGCACGCGTGGGTGTACATCGCGCGTTGACTGCAGCCTTACGGTCACTTGACTCGGGCGAGCCTGATTTGGCGCGCAGACATCTGGCGCAGAGCAAATCTTATCTCGCACCGGTGCTTCGGCAGGCGTTGGATGGCGGCGGTGACCCGATGCAAATTGCCCGTGCTGATGCCGAGGCCGAGACGGGGTTTTCCAAGCTGGAACGGGGGCTTGGCACTTTGGATGTGGTGGCACAGCTTGCGCCGTTGCTGGGGTTGTTCGGTACTGTGTTAGGCATGATCGAGGCGTTTCAGCAACTTCAGGCGGCCGGATCTTCGGTAGACCCGTCGCTGTTGGCCGGCGGGATCTGGGTGGCTTTGTTGACAACAGCAGCGGGGCTCGCTGTAGCAATGCCGACATCGCTTGTTCTGAATTGGCTGAGTGCGCGTATGCAGCGTGAACGGGTCTTTGCCAACAGAGCGCTGCGGATTGTGTTTGCCCCGATGCGGGGAGACCAGCAGTCTAACAATCGATCGGCTCCCACACGTGCCGAGACCAATCCACTGGAAGATGTGCGAGCGGTCCATGCCGGTTAA
- a CDS encoding heme ABC transporter ATP-binding protein encodes MLTMFRTPVKQSDTARPITPVAGPWPISTLAATGLRVRLGQRDILQGVDFTARSGEVTAIAGPNGSGKTTLLRAITGEIPFEGHIFLNGHNTATMKPQELAAIRAVQPQSATIAFPFTVLEIVRLGLSAGLSAAQTELPLKALQAVDLANHANRFYQDLSGGEQQRVQLARVLTQVWQPVVDGQPRWLILDEPVASLDIGHQFTVMDLVRRYAEQGGGVVAVMHDLNLTAMFADQITLVHRGRIAAKGCPQEVLTDQTLRDVYDSPVPVNTLPPNDLPYLLPQARSQTTR; translated from the coding sequence ATGCTCACCATGTTCAGAACGCCCGTCAAACAATCCGACACTGCAAGGCCAATCACCCCTGTAGCGGGGCCTTGGCCAATTTCGACGCTCGCCGCGACCGGTCTAAGGGTCCGACTTGGCCAACGAGACATTCTGCAAGGGGTCGATTTCACCGCTCGCTCGGGTGAGGTCACCGCCATTGCCGGGCCAAACGGGTCGGGCAAGACAACACTACTGCGCGCCATCACTGGAGAGATCCCATTCGAGGGCCATATTTTTCTAAACGGGCACAACACAGCGACGATGAAACCTCAAGAGCTGGCCGCGATCCGCGCAGTTCAGCCACAGTCGGCGACCATCGCCTTTCCGTTTACCGTGCTAGAAATCGTCCGGCTGGGCCTCTCTGCCGGTTTATCGGCAGCACAAACCGAACTGCCGTTGAAGGCGTTGCAGGCCGTAGACCTGGCAAACCATGCCAATCGGTTCTACCAAGATTTATCCGGCGGAGAGCAACAGCGGGTCCAGCTGGCGCGGGTCTTGACGCAAGTCTGGCAGCCAGTGGTCGACGGGCAACCGCGCTGGTTGATCTTGGACGAACCCGTTGCCAGCCTCGATATCGGCCATCAGTTTACCGTCATGGATCTGGTCCGCCGATACGCTGAACAGGGCGGCGGCGTTGTCGCGGTGATGCATGATCTGAACCTGACCGCGATGTTCGCCGACCAAATCACATTGGTTCATCGTGGACGCATCGCCGCCAAAGGGTGTCCGCAGGAGGTGTTGACCGACCAGACATTACGCGATGTCTACGACAGTCCCGTGCCGGTCAATACACTTCCGCCAAACGACCTGCCGTATCTGTTACCACAAGCACGCAGTCAGACAACCCGGTGA
- a CDS encoding MarR family transcriptional regulator has translation MDPIAKLISSRYQYLMTSADRIRSLINRLARIDAAGGWVDNLNPAQSAALDYLARANRFSRAPSHVAEFLGTTRGTMSQTLKALARKGYIREDRRSGDQRAIFYTLTETGKSITQTPSEIGTVLAALDQSQASTLETALDATLRKALHVRAGRAFGQCKTCIFHSARPDHGYCALLDLPLQPGDSHLICVEHKAPSDDTS, from the coding sequence ATGGATCCTATTGCAAAATTAATATCGAGTCGATATCAATATCTCATGACTTCTGCTGACCGTATCCGCTCTCTCATCAATCGCTTGGCGCGCATCGACGCGGCTGGCGGATGGGTTGATAACTTAAACCCCGCGCAGTCCGCAGCACTTGATTATCTGGCACGCGCCAACCGCTTTTCCCGAGCGCCATCACATGTTGCGGAGTTCCTGGGCACAACACGCGGAACCATGTCTCAAACGCTCAAGGCATTGGCACGAAAAGGATATATCCGCGAAGATCGGCGATCAGGCGATCAGCGAGCGATTTTCTACACTCTGACAGAGACTGGAAAATCAATCACCCAGACCCCGTCAGAAATTGGCACTGTCTTAGCCGCACTGGACCAGAGTCAGGCGTCAACGTTGGAAACCGCGCTGGACGCGACGTTGCGGAAAGCTTTGCATGTACGCGCCGGGCGCGCATTTGGTCAGTGCAAGACCTGCATCTTTCACAGTGCACGTCCGGATCATGGATATTGTGCGCTGCTCGATCTGCCTCTTCAGCCCGGTGACTCTCACCTAATATGTGTGGAACATAAGGCACCTTCAGATGACACTTCCTGA